A window from Macaca thibetana thibetana isolate TM-01 chromosome 7, ASM2454274v1, whole genome shotgun sequence encodes these proteins:
- the NDUFAF1 gene encoding complex I intermediate-associated protein 30, mitochondrial, with protein MALFHKVLRGTYILRKCSKPTSALHPLLGIRFADYSSSLQKPVASPGKASSQRKTEGGLQGHHQKEVALDITCPEEKPDVSFDKAIRDEAMDHFRRLKDEIVNHWKGPEGRPLQEALLEQAKVVWQFRGKEDLDKWRVTSDKTIGGRSEVFLKMGKNNQSALLYGTLSSEAPQDGESARSGYCAMISRIPRGAFERKLSYDWSQFNTLYLRVRGDGRPWMVNIKEDTDFFQRTNQMYSYFMFTRGGPYWQEVKIPFSKFFFSNRGRIRDVQHELLLDKISSIGFTLADKVDGPFFLEIDFIGVFTDPAHTEEFAYENSPELNPRLFK; from the exons ATGGCTTTGTTTCACAAAGTGCTGCGTGGTACTTATATTCTCAGAAAATGCTCTAAGCCAACTTCTGCCTTGCATCCACTTTTGGGTATTCGCTTTGCAGACTATTCCAGTAGTCTTCAGAAACCAGTGGCTTCTCCTGGCAAAGCCTCCTCACAGAGGAAGACTGAAGGGGGTTTGCAAGGACATCACCAGAAAGAAGTTGCTTTGGATATAACTTGTCCTGAGGAGAAACCTGATGTTAGTTTCGATAAAGCAATTAGAGATGAAGCAATGGACCATTTTAGGCGTTTGAAGGATGAAATTGTGAATCATTGGAAGGGACCGGAAGGCCGCCCTCTGCAAGAGGCCTTGCTGGAACAAGCCAAGGTTGTCTGGCAGTTCCGCGGGAAAGAAGATTTGGATAAGTGGAGAGTGACTTCTGATAAGACGATTGGAGGCAGAAGTGAAGTGTTTTTGAAAATGGGCAAGAATAACCAAAGTGCACTGCTCTATGGAACTCTGAGCTCTGAGGCACCTCAGGACGGGGAGTCTGCCCGCAGTGGGTACTGTGCAATGATATCCAGGATTCCAAGG GGTGCTTTTGAGAGGAAGTTGTCTTATGATTGGTCGCAGTTCAATACTCTGTATCTCCGTGTACGTGGGGATGGTCGGCCTTGGATGGTGAATATCAAGGAGGACACAGATTTCTTCCAGAGGACGAATCAGATGTATAGTTACTTCATGTTCACCCGTGGTGGACCCTACTGGCAGGAGGTCAAG ATTcctttttccaaatttttcttctctaatcGAGGAAGAATCCGGGATGTTCAGCATGAGCTTCTGCTTGACAAG ATCTCTTCTATAGGATTCACCTTGGCTGATAAAGTGGATGGTCCATTCTTTCTGGAGATAGATTTTATTGGAGTGTTTACTGATCCAGCCCATACAGAAGAATTTGCCTATGAAAATTCTCCAGAGCTTAACCCAaggctttttaaataa